The Myripristis murdjan chromosome 4, fMyrMur1.1, whole genome shotgun sequence region TGAGTGTGGTTGTGGTTGAAACACCCTCacccagggtgtttccctgcctttcgcccagtgcatgctgggataggctccagtcCCTCTGTGACcctcaatataaataaatggatatggaaaatggatggatggatatcaATGCACGGCACATGGCACCTTAGAGAAGGGAGCATGCCAACAGAAGAGAGATATTTTCCTAAAAGGCATGTAGATGAGGGTAGTAACCGAGTGCTCCATTtacagccaccagggggcagatCTATTGAGGTGATGATTGACTTATGCACTGGCCTATGCCCTGTGCCTTGAGTGAGGCTGTGTATGTGCAAACTGATGATGTATTTAGAGTATGTTCCATGACAcaatccaaaaataaatgaatgatcacactgaatgattaaaaaaagtctacaaaatacaaattaccACAACAGACAGTGCACGCTCATATCAGTAAATAATGAATATTCATTATACCTCAGTGaacatccaaaacaaaaatattgaaaaaaacaacatagatagatagatagatagatagatagatagatagatagatagatagatagatgaccATGAAATAAAGTTTGGCTCTAGTGTTCGCCACTAGATGTCGTGGTTTCACTATTTGCTGTGGTTTCTTTTACTGGATGCATGAGAGTTTGTTTGATGcggtaatttattttttcagtattgtaagtttttttccattacattttttattgttgatttGTGGCCCGTATGCTTCAATGTCCAACAACATACATTGAATTTtgattacttttacttttaatgaaTTCATGTATCTATTTATTGTCTATATTTTAACCACAGAGCCAACTGTAGTGGGCCAACAATATTTTCAGGCTTTACTACAATAAAAGAGCCAAAACATTGATGTGTACAGTGAGAAATAAAGCTGTATATGGCAAGCTttccacattatttatttatttattttccttttttccagttttccttTGTGATGGACTTCAGTTTTACTGCCGTTCTTCTCCCACTGTGTGGAAAGTTATCTGACTgggaattttcagttttatcaaCAGTGTGGCCCATATTTCATAAGGATGCCCGGTAAGGCCACTTTTCACCGGCACATGTGTGCACGACCTTtgaacagagagcagagggtTCCCCCTGCGCGGCGCTATAAAAGCAGCACCCGCAGCCTCTCGTGCACAACAGGTAACCCAGGTaaagcctcctcagcctccagTTCACCGGCCAGAGCGCCTGAGCAACAAGCACTCCGCTGCAGGTGCGTATGCTGCCAGCATTATAATCATCATGTTGAAAAGCGCGGATGATCCCATATTCACATATTTCATTAGGAACAGTTATCTTTTGGACATTGTGGCAGCTTTGTTAAATGTTTTGATATCATGAAGAAGTACTGCAAGTGTCCAAAGACCGCGGAAGAGTGTGTAGGAGATTGTATTCACACACGCAATTACTAGATTTATCCAATCTTTTACTGATTTAAACTGACTTGGAggtcctgaatcctgcaggtgaAGAGAGTTTTGCCGCTGGTTTTTGTGTTGACACGTTATTTTTATCTCTCAACAATCTTGGTGATTTACACCAGCTGTTGAAACTAGGTAGTCATGAGGGGATGTTTCAAAATAGAATATGATAATATACAATTTCTCAAATAATTTTTTGAGGTTGATGCCAAAATCAGGATattcaaatttgatttatttataggGACTGATGTAGTGTGCAGCACAGAagaagttttgttgttttattcagctTAATTATTTGTTAACtctattattgttgtcattataacctttttccccctttattCACCAGATAGTCATGGCTCCAAGGCCAGAAGTGGGGACTGATTCTTCTCCCACTCTTGGTATGTTCTTTTCTCTGGGATGAGTTACATCTGCGAAACTGTGCCAATGTGCCATCTTGTAacatttctcctttctctccattAGATGATAATAACACTCCATCCAAAGATGCAGCCATTCTACCGGCTTATTCTACTGTGGACTTAGTGGATGAGGATCCGGCAGAAGATCCTTGGGATCTCCCAGAGCTGAGAGACACCGGGGTCAAATGGTCAGGTGAGGCAGCTCACGATTCTTAGTGCACAATGATGTTAGGACAGAGAATGTCTTAATGTCTTCACAAAACCTGCTGCTGACTAAATTCTTTATTAATTTAtccttattttatttgttgttgcagACCTGGACACGAAGGGAAAGATTTTGAGGGTACTGACTGCTATATTGAAGCTTGCCATGCTGCTTGGATTCCTATACATGTTTGTCTGCTCTCTGGATGTCTTGAGCTCTGCCTTCCAGCTAGTCGGAGGTAATCTGAACCCCTCTGAATTCACAGACTGTTTGCTCTATGGCATTTGGTGTCTTGATTACTCTCTCTCAACACAGCATATTGTGCTGCATAAAACTCAAGTGGAGATAACTGGGATTTAGAGGAGGATTGTGACACAGAATTTTTGGGTTATTATCAACACCCATCACTGCGCATTTACCTGATTCATTTGATCATGCCACACACCGTTAATGTTGACGGACCTGCTTGTGCAATGCCTGCGTCCATACGGAGTAgtgtctgctttgtttttgacCTGAGGGTATTTGTGTGCACAGGCAAGGCTGCTGGTGACATCTTCCAGGACAGTGCTGTGTTGTCCAACCCTGTGGCTGGACTGGTGATCGGGGTGTTAGTCACAGTGCTGGTGCAGAgctccagcacctcctcctcaaTTGTGGTCAGCATGGTGTCCTCAGGATGTAAGTGCATGATCGAggccaaatgcacacacacatgcaaatttaTTCACCAACTTGCCCAACAAAACAGCTTTAGTATCCATTaacataatatattttaaattctcTAGTGCTAGAGGTGCAGTCTGCAGTGCCAATTATCATGGGTGCCAATATTGGGACATCAGTCACCAATACCATTGTGGCTATGATGCAGGCAGGAGACCGAAATGAGTTCCGCAGGTAAACATGAGTGTGAAGTGATAATTTGCCCTGAACACATGCAGGATAACAAGAATGGTGCAGTAGTATTCCTTAAAACAATACTGGAATTTGTTCAAGAATACTGTCCGTTGTCCTTCCAGAGCATTTGCTGGTGCTACTGTCCATGATTTCTTCAACTGGCTGTCTGTGCTGATCCTTCTGCCCCTGGAAGTAGCCACAGGAGTTTTATACAAGCTCACCAAGCTTTTGATCGACTCCTTCCAGATCGAGAGTGGGGAGAATGCCCCCGACCTGCTCAATGTCATCACAGACCCGCTTACCGACTCCATCATCCAGGTAGCATCGGTGATAATGAAAACATTCAAGAGACATGAGCAATAACAGCATAACGCAGGCTTTGACAGACTGCAGTAAAAGCACAGACAAATCTTAAGTCATAAATGTAGAGCAATAAATAcaacatgagcaaaaaaaaaaaaaaaaaatccctcagtAACATATCgttttggtcaaatttgtgTTCCTGCAGCTTGACAAATCTGTCATCAGCGGCATTGCCACTGGTGACGAAGCAGCCAAGAACAAGAGCCTGATCAAAATATGGTGTAAAACGAAGATCAACACGGTAAGAAATCCGCAGCAGCTTCgtcaaatacagaaataagctTGCCACATGCTGCACTGAGCACATCTGCATGTACACGTTTTCAAACagtagaaataaagataaagcaTGTGTTAAGAGAGGGCAATCGTTTTACCACAGTTTATTTCGGTTAATGATTGATATTATTGCAGTTGTATCCAGGGATTGTGTTGTCACGTTATACTGTCAAGGTGCACCTTTGCTATTTTATAGAAGGTATCAAGTTGTGCATAATAGTTTAAAAGATTACGAAGATGATTAGATTATGATAGCTCTTCTAAATTGTACAACTACTGCGTATTTGTTTTCCTGGATCActgtgttgtattcatttttgcttcacttctttttttctttgaattctGTTATCCTAGACCTTTTATAATGAGACAGTGGAGAACTGTACAGGCAATGCCATTTGTTGGGAAGAGGGCAACCTAACCTGGACTCAGAAGAACATAACTGAGACCATCTATCTCAAGAAATGTAAGCATGCCTCTCCCCCACTGAATAGCTGTGATCTAAAAAACTACTACAAAGCAATTAGTATTACCTGATCTACTAAAGCTCTGTGAAATATGAGAGACTCATTCTACCACATCCAGACTTACGGCCATACGGACAATGACTACCATTGAGTTCTTATAGTGACTCAGCAAATGCCCTCGCTTGCCCGCTCTACCTGGTCAATAGGTCTATTCATGCTGTCTTGCTGAAGCACCTGATCTCCACATCAGCATTAAGTGATCACCTCTTCTTGGTCTCATACAGCCAATTAAAGCAAATATTTTTGTGCTTGGTTTTAAAACAGCCAAGCAAAATAAGCAAAGAGCCcatctctctgctgtttgttcagATCAAAGCCTGGCTTTATGTAATATACCTCCTTGTTGTGGGTCATTGGCCGTTGGACTGCTAAGTGCTCAGGCTCTGTTCGAATTAAAGGGACAGACAGTTCCTTCCACGAAATACCAATCTTGCTGTTTTATCAGCTCCATTTATCAGGGAAGGATTGTTAAGGGCATTTTATGAAGTGAGTCACCCACAAGAGGCTGCTGTTGTGTATTGCTAGcctagacagagagagaaagagaaagagagagagaggccagttTAATGTTAAACATGTCTTCAACTGTCCTTTGCAGGTGACCACATCTTTGCGAATGCTAACCTTCCTGACCTGGCTGTTGGCCTCATTCTTCTCGCCCTGTCTTTACTTGTCCTCTGCACCTGCCTCATCCTCATCGTCAAGCTGCTCAACTCCATGCTGAAGGGACAGGTGGCTGTTGTCATCAAGAAGGTGCTAAACACAggtacataacaaaaaaaaaaatctccatataGGTGTAAAACATCCTGTTTGATAGTCGGCACATCTGTCTGTCAATGGTGGTGCCCGATGAGCAACACAGGAAAAGCCTCCCTGTTGCTTTTGGCTCACCTCCAGGTTCATCAGTCCTGCTGTGTGAAGGAGAAAGCTCAGGCACAAGCCCTGTTTGACAGAAATCCTCATTTGCTGTGGTCATGTGGTCATAATGTGAGCAACCATACAATGTTCACTTCATCAGTTTTATTGCTCACCTCctgtatttctgtttgtctAGACTTCCCCTTCCCCTTTGCTTGGGTAACCGGCTACATTGCTATTTTGGTGGGAGCAGGAATGACCTTCATTGTTCAGAGCAGCTCTGTCTTCACTTCAGCTATAACTCCCCTTGTCGGTAAGTCagattttttccattatttaccTAATTGTTTGAATCTGCTTTTCCCCGTTTTCACATTTGAAGCTTTAATTCAAGCACAATCAATGCAGTTCCTTCAGTGTCTGGTTAAGTGGTTGTCTACTTGGCACTGCACCATGGCTTATGTCTTGTCACAAATTCACTTCATCAGGTATTGGTGTCATTAGCCTTGAGAGAGCCTATCCTCTGACCCTGGGGTCAAATATTGGCACAACGACCACTGCTATACTTGCTGCTATGGCTAGCCCCAGTGAAACGCTAGCCGAGTCCCTGCAGGTTAGTTGCAATACATGGTTTCCCTTGAAttagctaatttttttttttttcatatttgctgTGAGAGGCGCATTAGAATCTGATTGACTCTTTTTGTGTTCCTTCTCCTAGATTGCACTTTGTCATTTCTTCTTCAACATTATGGGTATCCTGCTGTGGTATCCTATCCCCTTCACGCGGATACCCATCAGGTTGGCCAGAGGACTGGGGAACCGCACGGCTAAATACCGGTGGTTTGCTGCATTCTACCTCTTCCTTTGCTTTTTGGTGATGCCTCTGACTGTATTTGGCTTGTCACTGGCGGGCTGGCAGGTCCTGGTTGGTGTTGGTGTGCCCATCATTGTTCTGATCATTTTTGTGATCATTGTAAATGTGATGCAATCTCGTTGCCCACGCTACCTGCCCAGTATCTTGCGCAACTGGGACTTTTTGCCCCGTCCTCTGCACTCCTTGGCACCCTGGGATAGAGTGGTGACCTCTATGACGGGCTTCTGTGGCaaacactgttgctgctgcaagTGCTGCAAGTGCTGCAGGTCCACTGAGGATGAAAAGATTCGGAAGAACAGCAAGAAGAGTCTGGAAATGTACGATAACCCAGCCATGTCGAAGGATGAAGATCCAGACGAGACAACTA contains the following coding sequences:
- the LOC115357969 gene encoding sodium-dependent phosphate transport protein 2B-like, whose translation is MAPRPEVGTDSSPTLDDNNTPSKDAAILPAYSTVDLVDEDPAEDPWDLPELRDTGVKWSDLDTKGKILRVLTAILKLAMLLGFLYMFVCSLDVLSSAFQLVGGKAAGDIFQDSAVLSNPVAGLVIGVLVTVLVQSSSTSSSIVVSMVSSGLLEVQSAVPIIMGANIGTSVTNTIVAMMQAGDRNEFRRAFAGATVHDFFNWLSVLILLPLEVATGVLYKLTKLLIDSFQIESGENAPDLLNVITDPLTDSIIQLDKSVISGIATGDEAAKNKSLIKIWCKTKINTTFYNETVENCTGNAICWEEGNLTWTQKNITETIYLKKCDHIFANANLPDLAVGLILLALSLLVLCTCLILIVKLLNSMLKGQVAVVIKKVLNTDFPFPFAWVTGYIAILVGAGMTFIVQSSSVFTSAITPLVGIGVISLERAYPLTLGSNIGTTTTAILAAMASPSETLAESLQIALCHFFFNIMGILLWYPIPFTRIPIRLARGLGNRTAKYRWFAAFYLFLCFLVMPLTVFGLSLAGWQVLVGVGVPIIVLIIFVIIVNVMQSRCPRYLPSILRNWDFLPRPLHSLAPWDRVVTSMTGFCGKHCCCCKCCKCCRSTEDEKIRKNSKKSLEMYDNPAMSKDEDPDETTKEGVKATPL